In a single window of the Prochlorococcus marinus CUG1415 genome:
- a CDS encoding DUF2839 family protein — protein MGEAKRRKNLGIPAREKTEDIKVPQIDKKAIQQKVRSTLYQYPIIPFLFYGVAIVILISVLFYIYKYYKIA, from the coding sequence ATGGGAGAAGCAAAGAGAAGAAAAAATTTAGGAATTCCCGCTAGAGAGAAAACTGAAGATATAAAGGTGCCTCAAATCGATAAAAAAGCCATACAACAAAAAGTTAGGTCTACGCTTTATCAATATCCTATTATCCCTTTTCTTTTTTATGGAGTTGCAATAGTAATCTTAATCAGCGTTTTATTTTATATTTACAAATACTATAAGATTGCCTAA
- a CDS encoding DUF3303 domain-containing protein — MQTYIVHWQFPDQESHMQGAEAFAGFVEGGCEGDEFDGFKVLNRVVNPEGANGWAIVESSNHQNIWKWSSIWVDNFGVEIEVTPVLKDHEFLSVHKEIAAVSN, encoded by the coding sequence ATGCAAACATACATTGTACACTGGCAATTTCCAGATCAAGAAAGTCATATGCAAGGGGCAGAAGCTTTCGCCGGTTTTGTGGAAGGAGGATGCGAAGGTGATGAATTTGATGGATTTAAAGTTCTTAATCGAGTAGTAAATCCTGAGGGAGCTAATGGGTGGGCAATAGTTGAATCTTCAAATCATCAGAACATTTGGAAATGGAGTAGTATCTGGGTCGATAATTTTGGTGTAGAAATTGAAGTCACACCAGTTTTAAAAGATCATGAATTTCTATCTGTCCATAAAGAAATTGCAGCAGTCTCGAATTAG
- a CDS encoding chorismate-binding protein produces MGKFSSQEIESQYNLIKVLLAEPEKYKDAIDAIKKDIAYMPIELKKKLEEENIIL; encoded by the coding sequence ATGGGAAAATTCTCTTCTCAAGAAATTGAAAGTCAGTACAACTTGATAAAAGTGCTTTTAGCTGAACCTGAAAAGTATAAAGACGCCATTGACGCAATTAAGAAAGATATTGCTTATATGCCTATAGAGCTTAAAAAAAAACTTGAGGAAGAAAATATTATCTTATGA
- a CDS encoding DUF3764 family protein: MSRSITNVISFKIESTFEEWFEIFDSKEADRRHSEFDIKQIFRGFSKDDIKKFICINQVRKGNIQKFIQANIESIRPHKVDFLTMEELTWI; this comes from the coding sequence ATGTCTAGAAGCATAACAAATGTAATTTCTTTTAAGATTGAAAGTACATTTGAAGAATGGTTTGAAATTTTTGACAGTAAAGAAGCAGATAGAAGACACTCTGAGTTTGATATTAAGCAAATTTTTAGAGGATTCAGTAAAGATGATATCAAAAAATTTATTTGCATAAATCAGGTTCGAAAGGGAAATATTCAGAAGTTTATTCAAGCAAATATTGAATCGATTAGACCTCACAAAGTTGATTTCTTAACGATGGAAGAATTAACTTGGATATGA
- a CDS encoding SOS response-associated peptidase, giving the protein MCGRFELNSEFEDLPKVLKQDYPGGLDTKYETQNLIQPTDPVLVIKNEGKMKTTFMTWGFISPWAKDPFDKKIARPFNARSETVEEKKLFSGSWKYKRCLIPASGFFEKNYRIRKENYETFWLGGIWSKWTSPDGAEIESCCVLTTEPNDLIKPLHHRMPVVVTNGYEEKWTQHVKDSYELKGLQPIIKGWSPDGWVLEQINKQPSDQMSLF; this is encoded by the coding sequence ATGTGCGGAAGATTTGAACTTAACTCTGAATTTGAAGATTTGCCTAAAGTTTTGAAGCAAGACTATCCAGGTGGACTTGATACTAAATACGAGACTCAAAATTTAATTCAACCAACTGATCCAGTTCTGGTGATTAAGAATGAGGGGAAAATGAAAACAACTTTTATGACTTGGGGATTCATTTCTCCTTGGGCTAAAGACCCCTTCGATAAAAAGATAGCAAGACCATTTAATGCGAGATCAGAAACTGTAGAAGAAAAAAAATTATTCAGTGGAAGTTGGAAATATAAGAGATGCTTAATACCTGCAAGTGGTTTCTTCGAGAAAAATTATCGCATTCGTAAAGAAAATTATGAGACTTTTTGGTTAGGAGGAATCTGGAGCAAGTGGACTTCGCCTGATGGAGCTGAGATAGAAAGTTGCTGTGTTTTGACAACCGAACCAAATGATCTTATTAAACCTTTACATCATCGTATGCCTGTAGTTGTGACTAATGGATATGAGGAGAAATGGACTCAACATGTAAAAGATTCTTATGAATTAAAAGGATTGCAGCCAATTATTAAGGGTTGGTCACCAGATGGATGGGTATTAGAACAAATCAATAAACAACCAAGTGATCAAATGAGTTTGTTTTAA
- the rluF gene encoding 23S rRNA pseudouridine(2604) synthase RluF, protein MATRINKYLSEVGFCSRREADKLISEGKVTINGNIPEIGTKVEKGDQIKVEGQRIDASTKQKNIYLAFNKPVGIVCTTDKRLGPENIIDFINYPTRIFPIGRLDKPSEGLIFLTNDGDIVNKILRSRNNHEKEYIVSVNLPISRDFIQRMSNGVEILDTITKKCFVKKLEPKKFKIILTQGLNRQIRRMCESLGYKVKSLKRVRIMNIKLDVPTGKYRQFTKEELMELNRLLENSSKTFD, encoded by the coding sequence ATGGCTACTAGAATAAATAAATATTTAAGCGAAGTAGGTTTTTGCTCCAGAAGAGAGGCAGATAAATTAATTTCGGAAGGTAAAGTAACCATTAATGGCAATATTCCAGAGATTGGTACCAAGGTAGAAAAAGGCGATCAAATAAAAGTTGAAGGTCAAAGAATAGATGCATCAACGAAACAAAAAAATATATACTTAGCCTTTAATAAACCTGTTGGAATTGTTTGCACAACAGATAAAAGATTAGGCCCCGAAAATATAATAGATTTCATTAATTACCCTACAAGAATTTTCCCTATTGGGAGATTAGATAAACCTAGTGAGGGATTAATCTTCTTGACTAACGATGGAGATATCGTAAATAAAATACTCAGATCAAGAAATAATCATGAAAAAGAATACATTGTAAGCGTTAATCTTCCGATTAGTAGAGACTTTATTCAAAGAATGAGTAATGGAGTTGAAATATTAGACACCATAACTAAGAAATGTTTTGTAAAAAAATTAGAGCCAAAGAAATTTAAGATCATACTCACTCAAGGACTTAACCGTCAGATCAGGAGAATGTGTGAGTCTTTAGGCTACAAAGTAAAGTCATTAAAGCGTGTAAGAATTATGAATATTAAGTTAGACGTACCAACGGGAAAATATCGCCAATTTACGAAAGAAGAACTCATGGAATTAAATAGATTACTAGAAAATTCTTCAAAAACATTTGACTAA